In Arachis hypogaea cultivar Tifrunner chromosome 2, arahy.Tifrunner.gnm2.J5K5, whole genome shotgun sequence, a genomic segment contains:
- the LOC112724661 gene encoding uncharacterized protein, whose protein sequence is MRYDGTQDPLEHLMAFEARMNLEGVGDEVRCRAFPVTLAGPAIRWFNGLPQGSIYGFSDISRAFLAQFTTRIAKAKHPINLLGITQRPGEPTRKYLDRFNDECLEIDGLTDSVASLCLTNGLLNKDFRKHLTTKPVWTMHEIQTVAKEYINDEEVSQVMAANKRHSGYNQPRQQGNGKRHKEQAKEGGPTKAHRPFPRIGKFTNYTPLTLPIVEVYQQIAERGILSKPRPLNDRTGGGGEQEPLL, encoded by the coding sequence atgaggtacgatggaacCCAAGACCCTCTGGAACACCTCATGGCTTTCGAGGCTAGAATGAATCTGGAGGGAGTAGGGGATGAGGTGAGGTGCCGGGCCTTCCCGGTCACCCTAGCCGGACCCGCGATCCGATGGTTTAACGGCCTCCCGCAGGGATCCATCTATGGATTTTCGGACATCAGCCGTGCCTTCTTGGCTCAGTTCACAACGCGAATAGCAAAGGCAAAACACCCGATCAACCTGCTCGGGATAACCCAAAGACCCGGAGAGCCGACCAGAAAATACCTGGATCGCTTTaacgacgaatgcttggaaattgacggcctaaccgactcggtggccagCCTTTGCCTGACGAACGGCCTCCTGAACAAGGACTTCCGAAAACACCTTACCACGAAACCAGTTTGGACGATGCACGAAATCCAAACGGTGGCCAAGGAATACATAAATgacgaagaagtcagccaggtcATGGCCGCCAATAAACGGCACTCCGGCTACAATCAACCTAGGCAACAGGGTAATGGGAAGAGACACAAAGAACAAGCCAAGGAGGGAGGGCCGACCAAGGCACACAGACCGTTTCCCCGGATCGGGAAGTTCACCAACTACACTCCACTCACTCTTCCCATCGTGGAAGTTTACCAGCAAATAGCCGAGAGAGGGATCttgtcgaagccccgaccactcaATGACCgtacggggggggggggggaacaaGAGCCTCTACTGTGA